Proteins co-encoded in one Prosthecobacter debontii genomic window:
- a CDS encoding dihydroxyacetone kinase subunit DhaK, which translates to MSKNSAKKIINDPLKCADELFEGLVLAYDGKAKRVGKRSIVMNDLRPGAPALLIGGGAGHEPIYHGLVGKGMGDGAAVGDIFAAPPPDIVLEATQAVNRGKGVLYLYGNYAGDIMNFDIGAELAEEEGITVKTVIINDDVCSAPPSEKGKRRGVGGLVPIVKLAGAAATRVDTLDELARIAQKAVDSTRTVGVSTKPGSIPATGEPTFELADDVIGLGMGIHGEKGVGLIPMCTADELAAKMLELLFGDDLELNAGDEIVFFVNSLGSTHMMELLILLRAARPILDAKGIKVHQTIVDSIVTCQEMAGVSFSITKLDSELKELWDLPCESVGYTKL; encoded by the coding sequence TGCCGACGAACTCTTCGAAGGCCTGGTGCTGGCCTATGACGGCAAAGCTAAGCGTGTCGGCAAGCGCTCCATCGTGATGAACGATCTTCGTCCGGGTGCCCCAGCTCTGCTCATCGGTGGCGGTGCTGGTCATGAACCGATTTATCATGGTCTCGTGGGTAAAGGCATGGGCGATGGTGCCGCTGTAGGGGACATCTTCGCAGCACCGCCACCTGACATCGTTTTGGAGGCCACCCAGGCCGTCAACCGCGGCAAAGGCGTCCTTTATCTCTACGGCAACTACGCAGGGGATATCATGAACTTCGACATCGGAGCCGAACTGGCCGAGGAAGAAGGCATCACCGTGAAGACCGTCATCATCAATGACGACGTCTGCTCCGCTCCTCCTTCCGAAAAAGGTAAACGCCGCGGTGTGGGAGGTCTCGTCCCCATCGTGAAGCTGGCGGGTGCTGCCGCTACCCGAGTGGATACCCTGGATGAACTGGCCCGCATTGCTCAGAAAGCCGTGGATTCCACCCGCACCGTCGGCGTCTCCACAAAGCCAGGCTCTATCCCTGCCACAGGCGAACCCACCTTTGAATTGGCTGATGACGTCATCGGCCTTGGCATGGGCATCCATGGTGAAAAAGGCGTGGGACTCATCCCCATGTGCACCGCTGATGAACTTGCAGCCAAGATGCTCGAACTGCTTTTCGGCGATGACTTGGAGTTGAATGCTGGTGATGAAATCGTTTTCTTCGTCAACAGCTTGGGCAGCACCCACATGATGGAGTTGCTCATCCTCCTGCGTGCCGCTCGCCCAATCCTCGACGCAAAAGGCATCAAAGTTCATCAGACTATCGTGGACAGCATCGTCACCTGCCAGGAGATGGCAGGCGTCAGCTTCAGCATCACGAAGCTGGACAGCGAACTGAAAGAGCTTTGGGATCTGCCTTGCGAGAGCGTCGGTTATACCAAGCTGTAA